The Microbacterium sp. W4I20 genome segment CGTCGCGACCAGGTGCGGTGCACAACTCCTCCATTCCTCGCCGGATTCGAGGGAGTTCCGCGTATCGGTGCGGGCGCCCGGCTCCGGATCCGCCGTTCTGGAGGAGTTGCGCACGGCCACGCGCGCTGAGTCGGCGACCAGGCGCTCCAGCAGGGTCGTCTTTCCGGCGCCGTTGCGCCCGATCAGCGCGACCCGCTCGGGCCCCTGGATGACCCAGGCGCGCTCGTGGTCGGCCAGGGTCGCGATCCGGCGGGACCGCGACACCTGCGGATCGGGCAGCTCGATCTTCATCGACGCATCCGAGCGCACGCGGTGCCCGGCCGCGTCGAGCGTCGCCCGCGCCGCCTCCTCCTTCGCCCCGACCTCGGTGCGGAGCTTCCCGGCCGACACCTCGGCCGCCATCTTGCGCCCGTGCGCGACGATCTTCGGCACGCGCTTCTCGAGCTCGGCCTTCTTGGCCGTACGCGCGCGGTGCGAGAGCTTCACCTCGGCCTCGATGCGCTGGCGCTTCTCCTTGCGGAGCACCTGCGCGGCCGTGACCTCGGCCTGCTTCGCGGCATCCTGCTCGGCGTCCAGCCAGGCGCGCCATGCGGAGTACGGGCCTCCGAACACGCTCAGGGTCTGGGCGTAGAGCTCGGCGGTGTCGTCCATCAGCTCGAGCAGCGACAGGTCGTGGCTCACGACGATGAGCGTGCCCTTCCAGGCCTGCACCATCGCCTGCAGCTTCGCTCTGGCGTCGCGATCGAGGTTGTTCGTCGGTTCATCGAGCAGCGTGATCGGCGCACGACGCAGGCGGATGCCGGCGATGGCCACCAGCACCGCCTCGCCGCCCGACAGCTCCCCGACGCGGCGGTCGAGGAAGTCCGCCGAGAGGCCGGCTTCGGCGAGGGATGCCTCGGCGCGCGCCTCGATGTCCCAGTCGTCGCCGACCGTGTCGAAGTGCGCGGGGTCGACGTCGCCCGCCGCGATCGCCCGCACGGCGTCGAGCGTCTCGGACACGCCGAGGAGCTCGGCGACGCGGCGATCGACGTCGAGCGTCAGCTGTTGCGGAAGGTACGCGACCTCGCCGGATGCCGCGACGAATCCCGACGTCGGTTCGAGCTCGCCGGCCATCAGGCGCAGCAGGGTCGACTTCCCGGCGCCGTTGCGGCCGACGAGGCCGGTGCGTCCGGAGCCGAAGGCCCCCGAGAGCCCGTCCAGGGCTGTGGAGCCGTCGGGCCAGGTGAAGGTGAGTCGATCGAGAGTGACCGACGCGTGAAGGGTGGGTTGTGACATGGGTGTCTCCTGTCGAGTGCGAGGGTGCACTGACACCGGCACCTCGGTCACGAGCCACGAGGGGTCGGAGCGGAGGAGCGGTCCTGATCAAGCGGGACGGTTCCCAGATGGGGATGGGTCCCTGAGCCTGTCGAAGGGTCGTCGGGTCAGCGCGCGGAAAGAGGAGCGCGGAGGCGACGGATCAGATCAAAGGACTTCCAGACACGGCGGACAGGACAGGGAGACGATACCCGGGCGTGTCGGCAGGACGCAACCCCGGGCGTGTCGCGGCTCAGCTCGGCGTGATCCCGTCGAGCCACTTGGTGAGGAACAGTCGCACATCGGCGAGCTCCTCTTCGGAGATGCTGTGGGTCAGGCCCGTGTAGACCCGGCCGGACAGCTCGGAGTGCGTGGGCAGCCACTGCGCGGTGTGATCGATGAGAGTGGGTGGGATGACGTCGTCATGCGTGCCGCGCCCCCAGAACACCGGAGGGCGCAGCGTCGTCAGCGCCTCGTCTTCCGGCAGATCGCCCGGTGCCGCGTACCCGCTCAGCGCTGCGACGGCGCCGAAACGCTCGGGAGCGAGGCGCATCGCCTGCAGGGCGACGGCCGCGCCCTGGGAGAAGCCGAGCAGAGCGACCGACGGCGCCTCTCCCGCGGCGGCGTCGAGCCAGCGCAGGAAGGCCTCGGCCGCGGCCGTCACCGCGACGGGGCTACGTCCGTCGAGGCCCTCGATCGGATACCAGGAGCGGCCCGGCATCGGCCACGGCGGGGCGAGGGGAGCCGCGACGGAGGCGACGGCGATGCCCTCGGGGAGATACGGGACCAGCCCGAACAGGTCGTGCTCGTCGGCGCCGTAGCCGTGCAGCAGCACGAGCAGCGGCATCCGTCCTCTGTCTGCCGACGACCAGCGCGTCGCGGTGTCGTCGATCGTCAGGTTCTCGCTCACACCGTCAATCCTGCCAGCGGATGCCGACACGCAGGCAACCGCCCTCGCAGGCGGCGGGCGCGGGGGAGAAGCATGTCGGTCCTCAGGCCCTGCTGGTAGAAAGGACACATGTCCGTCCGCACCCCTGATCCCGACCCGGAACCCGAAGACGACGGTCTCGGGGCCTTCCGCGACGCGAATCCGTCTGCCCCGGGTGCCAACCCCGGCTGGTTGAGCGACGTCGAGCTCGAAGAGGCACGTCGGCACCTGCCGATGATCTACGTCGAGGCGATCCCGGTGCGCACCGACGGGTCCGGTCAGGTGACCGAGATCGGCATCCTGCTCCGCTCCACCCCCATGGGCGAGATGACCCGCACCATCGTCTCCGGACGCATCCGCTTCGGCGAGACCATCCGCGACGCCCTCTTCCGCCACGTCGAGAACGACCTCGGGCCGATGGCGTTCCCGCTGCTGCCGCCGCAGCCGCTGCCTTTCACGGTGGCCGAGTACTTCCCGATGCCGGGCGTCAGCGCCTACCACGACGACCGGCAGCACGCCGTGTCGCTGGCCTTCGTGGTGCCGGTCACCGGCACCTGCGAGCCGCGCCAGGATGCGCTCGAGGTGACCTGGTTCTCGCCCGAGGCGGCGGCATCCGACGCCGTCGCCGCCGAGATGGAGGGCGGCCGCGGCACGCTCATCCGCCTCGCCCTCGCCAACCTCGGACTGCTCCGCTAGATCTTTCCGCGCACGACACGGAACATCGAGCGCCGCCATATGGCGCTCGAGCCTGTTTGTCGTGTATTCATGTCACAGGTGATCTGCTCAGATAACCCTGTTCTGCGCGGTCGCCAAGCCGCGTCCTGCCCGAGAGGATGCCGCCATGGTGTTCCCCGCCCTCAGCCGTTCCGCGCGGAGTGCCGCCGCTGCCATCGCAGCCGCGCTGTTCGCATCGATGCTCGTCGCCGTGGCGACGCCCGCCGTCGCCGTGACCTCCACCCCCACGGCGATCTCGGTCGATCCGGGTTTCGCGGGTTTCGCCGACCGACTCCCGATCGCCGTCGCCGCCGCAGCGGAGATCGCCGGGCAGACGCCGGAGGGTGAGGTCGCACGGGTGTCGGGCGTGATCACGGCAGACGGTGCCCTCGAACTCGGACAGGGTCGCAGCTTCGTCGTCGCGTACGCACCGGCGACGGACGTCTCCTCTCCGCTCGCTGCCGCCGCCGTGTCCGCGGACGGGACGTACGACTTGGATGCCCCTGTCGGCGACGTCGTGCTCGCCGTGGTCTCGGAGGGGCGGTCCGTGTTCGATCAGTGGGGCCGGCTCGGGGTCGACCTCAGCACGGCCGAGACCACATCCCTCACTGCAGAGGGGCTCGTGTACGACGTGCAGCTGCAGCGCTCCGCCCTCGCCACCGGCACCGTCACGGTGCCCGCCAAGGTCGTGATCGCCGGGCAGAAGATCGCCGTCGCTCTCTACCCCGTCGAAGGCACGGGCGAGATCGCCACCGCAGCCGGCTTCGTGTCGGATGCCGGAACTTTCGCGGTCGGCGGCATCCCGGAGGGCGACTACCGTGTCGACTTCGTGTCGGTCGCTCCCGGCGCCGCATCCGAGTGGTGGAACGACGCACCGACCTTCGCCAAGGGCACGACCGCCACTCTCACGACAGGCACCGCCACGGACGTCTCGGTCGTGCTCGATGCGCTGCGGATCCTGGACACGTCGGTGCCCACGATCACCGGCACCACGACGGTCGGGCAGACGCTGAAGGCCGCGCCGGGGGTGTGGACGAGCGGTGCCACGCTGACCTACCAGTGGTACGCCAACGGCTCCGCCATCGCGAAGGCGACGAAGTCGTCCCTCCTGCTTCCGGCCACCGTGGCAGGCAAGAAGATCACCGTCCGTGTGACGGGGAAGAAGACGGCCTACGCCCCGAAGACACAGACCTCCGCGGCGACCGCGGCCTTGCTGCGCCCGCTCGCCGCCCCGGTTCCCGCGATCACCGGCACCACGACGGTGGGGCAGACGCTCAAGGTGAAGACGGGCACGTGGACCGCCGGGACGCGCCTGAGCTACCAGTGGTACATCGACGGCGTCGCCGTCGCCAAGGCCACCGGTGCGGCGTTCAAGATCCCCACCTCGGCGACACGGAAGACCATCACCGTCGTCGTGAAGGGCACGAAGGCGGGGTACGCGACGGCATCCAAGCGCTCCAAGGCCACGGCCGCCGTCAAGGGCATCCTGAGTGCTCCCGTCCCGTCCATCGCCGGCTCGACCCTCGTCGGGTCCCGCCTCACGGCCAGGCCGGGGACGTGGACCGCCGGCACCACGCTGAAGTACCAGTGGTACGCGAACGGCAAGGCGATCAGCCGCGCGACCGGATCGTCGCTGGTCCTCACCGCGGGCATGGTGAAGGCGCGCATCACCGTGAAGGTCACCGGGAGCAAGAGCGGGTACATCACCGCGGCGCGCACCTCGGGCAAGACCGGGGTCGTGAGCTACCCGAGCAGGACGAAGCCTACTTCGACGTGGAACTGCCCGTCGTGGGCACCGATCAAGGGCAACGCCAGCTCGATGATCTACCACGTGCCAGGGGGCCGATCGTATAAGGCGACGAAGCCCGAGGAATGCTTCTCGAGC includes the following:
- a CDS encoding alpha/beta hydrolase — translated: MSENLTIDDTATRWSSADRGRMPLLVLLHGYGADEHDLFGLVPYLPEGIAVASVAAPLAPPWPMPGRSWYPIEGLDGRSPVAVTAAAEAFLRWLDAAAGEAPSVALLGFSQGAAVALQAMRLAPERFGAVAALSGYAAPGDLPEDEALTTLRPPVFWGRGTHDDVIPPTLIDHTAQWLPTHSELSGRVYTGLTHSISEEELADVRLFLTKWLDGITPS
- a CDS encoding ABC-F family ATP-binding cassette domain-containing protein, with the translated sequence MSQPTLHASVTLDRLTFTWPDGSTALDGLSGAFGSGRTGLVGRNGAGKSTLLRLMAGELEPTSGFVAASGEVAYLPQQLTLDVDRRVAELLGVSETLDAVRAIAAGDVDPAHFDTVGDDWDIEARAEASLAEAGLSADFLDRRVGELSGGEAVLVAIAGIRLRRAPITLLDEPTNNLDRDARAKLQAMVQAWKGTLIVVSHDLSLLELMDDTAELYAQTLSVFGGPYSAWRAWLDAEQDAAKQAEVTAAQVLRKEKRQRIEAEVKLSHRARTAKKAELEKRVPKIVAHGRKMAAEVSAGKLRTEVGAKEEAARATLDAAGHRVRSDASMKIELPDPQVSRSRRIATLADHERAWVIQGPERVALIGRNGAGKTTLLERLVADSARVAVRNSSRTADPEPGARTDTRNSLESGEEWRSCAPHLVATASTDQIGYLPQRVDGLDEARSVFENIAQAAPQVPEKELRNRLARFLIRGATADRPVAALSGGERFRVALAKLLLSDPPPHLVVLDEPTNNLDLDTVDQLVEALRAYRGAVLVVSHDDAFLARLDLDLTLEIEADGTLREV
- a CDS encoding DUF4916 domain-containing protein; the protein is MSVRTPDPDPEPEDDGLGAFRDANPSAPGANPGWLSDVELEEARRHLPMIYVEAIPVRTDGSGQVTEIGILLRSTPMGEMTRTIVSGRIRFGETIRDALFRHVENDLGPMAFPLLPPQPLPFTVAEYFPMPGVSAYHDDRQHAVSLAFVVPVTGTCEPRQDALEVTWFSPEAAASDAVAAEMEGGRGTLIRLALANLGLLR